Proteins from one Staphylococcus sp. IVB6214 genomic window:
- the hemE gene encoding uroporphyrinogen decarboxylase, with translation MNNTFNDTMLRAIKGEQATHTPVWFMRQAGRSQPEYRKLKEKYSLFDITHQPEICAYVTKLPVDQYNTDAAVLYKDIMTPLKAIGVDVEIKSGIGPVISNPIRQYSDVTALGQIDPKRDVPYVLDTIKILTQEQLNVPLIGFTGAPFTLASYMIEGGPSKNYNKTKAMMYSDEATWFKLMDTLADMSITYVKGQVEAGAQIIQIFDSWVGALNESDYKYYIQPCMNKLVAGIKALNTPVILFGVGASHLIDAWHELPIDVLGLDWRTSISEAGRQGVTKTVQGNLDPSILLAPWDVIEARLKPILDQGMVHTGGHIFNLGHGVFPEVSPDTLRRVAQFVHDYTAK, from the coding sequence ATGAATAATACGTTTAACGATACAATGTTGCGAGCAATCAAAGGGGAACAGGCTACGCATACACCAGTTTGGTTTATGCGCCAAGCAGGTCGTTCTCAACCAGAATATCGAAAGTTAAAAGAAAAATATTCATTATTTGATATCACACATCAACCGGAAATTTGTGCTTATGTGACAAAGTTACCGGTAGATCAATATAATACAGATGCTGCTGTGCTATATAAAGATATTATGACACCACTTAAAGCAATTGGCGTCGATGTTGAGATTAAGTCGGGTATTGGACCTGTGATTTCTAACCCGATTCGTCAATATTCTGATGTCACAGCACTTGGACAAATTGATCCAAAACGTGATGTCCCTTATGTTTTAGATACGATTAAGATACTCACACAAGAACAGTTAAATGTGCCACTTATTGGTTTTACGGGTGCACCGTTTACTTTAGCCAGTTATATGATAGAAGGTGGGCCTTCAAAGAATTACAATAAAACAAAAGCGATGATGTACAGTGACGAAGCGACATGGTTCAAGTTAATGGATACACTGGCAGATATGTCGATTACATATGTAAAAGGACAAGTTGAAGCAGGTGCACAAATTATTCAAATTTTTGATTCTTGGGTTGGTGCACTGAATGAATCAGATTATAAATATTATATTCAACCGTGTATGAATAAGTTAGTCGCAGGCATTAAAGCATTAAATACACCTGTCATTTTATTTGGTGTAGGGGCAAGTCATTTAATTGATGCATGGCATGAATTGCCTATTGATGTTTTAGGTCTTGATTGGCGTACATCTATCAGTGAAGCAGGGCGACAAGGTGTAACCAAAACAGTACAAGGGAACTTAGATCCAAGTATCCTACTTGCACCTTGGGATGTAATCGAAGCGCGACTTAAACCTATCTTAGATCAAGGTATGGTACATACTGGGGGGCATATCTTTAATCTAGGACACGGTGTATTTCCGGAAGTATCACCAGACACATTGAGACGTGTCGCACAATTTGTACACGACTATACGGCAAAATAA
- a CDS encoding signal transduction protein TRAP, translated as MNFFITYGTLSFLQQIQNKHEDRNLLIFAGEGQAIILEETDLDTIFQQPNEYRVMSRTGDLSESDFQVLITIPTSEDHKYQLEKQLETYQPALDENPDYHSYRLLKSTHQNVYKVLLGFTTRNAYDDYKKSSAFRNNLSLEATKPLAGASAVHTPYIEQYFYPSQDVSEEEIDL; from the coding sequence ATGAACTTTTTCATTACTTATGGCACATTAAGCTTTTTACAACAAATTCAAAACAAACATGAAGACCGTAACTTGCTTATTTTTGCAGGTGAAGGTCAAGCAATCATATTGGAAGAGACAGATTTAGATACCATTTTTCAACAGCCGAATGAATATCGTGTAATGTCACGTACTGGTGATCTATCTGAATCTGATTTTCAAGTTTTAATTACGATTCCGACTTCTGAAGATCATAAATATCAACTAGAAAAACAATTAGAAACTTATCAGCCAGCTTTAGATGAAAATCCAGACTACCATAGCTATCGCTTGTTGAAATCCACACATCAAAATGTCTATAAAGTACTTCTTGGTTTTACTACTAGAAATGCTTATGATGATTATAAAAAATCAAGTGCTTTTCGCAATAACTTATCATTAGAAGCAACAAAACCTTTAGCAGGTGCATCTGCTGTACATACACCTTATATCGAACAATACTTCTATCCAAGTCAGGATGTCTCTGAAGAAGAAATTGACCTGTAA
- a CDS encoding ABC transporter permease has product MMTAKQLFNQRHRAKLKEAQYYNKFIFNGHFTVFLVILIGAFILGYGEWLKDIPTGINYFLLISIILAMSSIFPLKTYLVEADSLFLLPFESQMKAYIQKSIWTSYYKRLPLQVVLLVIAYPLIHALAPNQTSQFVVVCLFTLLLPLVGLFVKWYWFLYGLEAWSVNLILGILNMSAIYVMFASGSSHSFGAPIALIILAVFLQKLTKQHHLPWTFLIKQAHQHQANYYKFVSMFTDVKGLQERAVRRRYLDFLLSTPKSFHEAAMYPFLFKRNFLRGKDAFNLTLRLVVITILLMSWLNHPYVSVVIGCLAMYILVLQMSQFYTQEAYGLWPQVWPPSEALVIQGYQKFLTATTSVMAGVLSVVYLVFNIQHGYLIVLLFIVSYATIHRTIKKLKYKESLLRD; this is encoded by the coding sequence ATGATGACAGCGAAACAACTTTTTAACCAAAGACATCGTGCAAAGCTCAAAGAGGCACAATATTATAATAAATTTATTTTTAATGGGCATTTTACTGTCTTTTTGGTCATTCTTATCGGTGCTTTCATTCTCGGATATGGGGAATGGTTGAAAGACATACCAACTGGCATTAACTATTTTTTACTTATTTCAATTATATTAGCGATGAGTTCTATTTTCCCGTTAAAAACATATTTAGTCGAAGCGGATAGTCTCTTTTTATTACCCTTTGAATCACAAATGAAAGCGTATATACAAAAAAGTATTTGGACGAGTTATTACAAACGATTGCCATTGCAAGTCGTATTGCTAGTGATCGCATATCCGTTAATACATGCGTTAGCACCGAATCAAACATCTCAGTTTGTTGTTGTATGTTTATTCACGCTACTATTACCGCTAGTGGGTTTATTTGTGAAGTGGTATTGGTTTCTATATGGACTAGAAGCCTGGTCAGTTAATCTGATATTGGGCATTTTAAATATGTCAGCCATTTATGTCATGTTCGCATCAGGCAGTTCACACAGTTTCGGTGCACCGATTGCGCTTATTATACTCGCTGTATTTTTACAGAAATTAACGAAGCAACACCACTTACCGTGGACTTTCTTAATAAAACAAGCACACCAACATCAGGCGAATTACTATAAATTTGTAAGTATGTTTACGGATGTGAAAGGTTTGCAAGAACGTGCCGTTCGAAGACGTTACTTGGACTTCTTGCTGTCAACACCAAAATCGTTTCACGAAGCTGCGATGTACCCATTTTTATTCAAGCGTAACTTTTTACGTGGAAAAGATGCCTTTAATCTGACATTAAGACTTGTAGTGATTACAATATTACTTATGTCGTGGTTAAATCACCCGTATGTTAGCGTCGTGATCGGTTGCTTGGCGATGTACATTTTAGTATTACAAATGTCACAGTTTTACACGCAAGAAGCTTATGGATTGTGGCCGCAAGTTTGGCCCCCATCTGAAGCGCTTGTCATACAGGGATATCAAAAATTTTTAACAGCTACAACAAGTGTCATGGCAGGCGTGTTGAGTGTCGTGTATTTAGTGTTTAATATTCAACATGGTTACCTTATCGTCTTGTTATTCATAGTAAGTTATGCGACAATACATCGCACGATCAAAAAATTAAAATACAAAGAATCTTTATTACGAGATTAA
- a CDS encoding ABC transporter ATP-binding protein, whose product MTVKVEHLTGGYGKKPVIKDISFALKPGEIVGLIGLNGAGKSTTIKHILGLLTPSEGKMSISGIDINEDINTYRKKLSYIPESPVIYETLTLKEHIYMTAMAYGIDQETAMTRAQPLLKTFRLEEQLEIFPSHFSKGMKQKVMIICAFIVDPDLYIIDEPFLGLDPLGIQSMLDLMEAKKQEDRTVLMSTHILATAERYCDRFIILDKGEIVGIGDLEALRQHFKMPNATLDDIYIRSTQGVGQ is encoded by the coding sequence ATGACTGTAAAAGTTGAACATTTAACAGGTGGTTATGGAAAAAAGCCTGTTATTAAAGATATATCATTTGCACTAAAGCCTGGTGAGATTGTTGGGCTGATTGGTTTAAATGGTGCAGGTAAAAGTACGACGATTAAGCATATTTTAGGATTATTGACACCGAGCGAAGGGAAGATGTCTATATCAGGAATTGATATTAATGAAGATATCAATACATATCGAAAAAAACTATCTTATATTCCAGAATCGCCTGTCATTTATGAAACACTGACTTTAAAAGAACATATTTATATGACGGCAATGGCGTATGGCATTGATCAAGAGACGGCGATGACTCGTGCACAGCCATTATTAAAAACATTCCGCCTTGAAGAACAACTCGAGATTTTTCCGAGTCACTTTTCTAAGGGGATGAAACAGAAGGTTATGATTATTTGCGCCTTTATCGTTGACCCAGATCTATATATTATCGATGAACCTTTCTTAGGACTTGATCCGCTGGGTATTCAGTCGATGCTTGATTTGATGGAAGCAAAAAAACAAGAGGATCGTACCGTATTAATGAGTACGCACATATTAGCAACAGCAGAACGTTATTGTGATCGCTTTATTATATTAGATAAGGGTGAAATTGTCGGAATAGGTGACTTAGAAGCGTTACGTCAACATTTTAAAATGCCAAATGCGACATTGGATGATATTTATATTCGTTCGACGCAAGGGGTCGGTCAATGA
- a CDS encoding HIT family protein — MSETIFSKIITGEIPSYKVYENEYVYAFLDISQVSKGHTLLIPKKASPNIFETDAETMKHIGEALPIVANAIKEAFNPDGLNIIQNNGSYAAQSVFHIHFHLIPRYENDIDGFDYKWETHEDEIDDAQKEEIAKQIASHI, encoded by the coding sequence ATGTCTGAAACAATCTTTTCAAAAATCATCACAGGAGAAATACCGAGTTATAAAGTTTATGAGAATGAATACGTCTATGCGTTCTTAGATATCTCGCAAGTATCAAAAGGCCATACTTTATTGATTCCTAAAAAAGCATCTCCTAATATTTTCGAAACTGATGCTGAAACAATGAAACACATTGGAGAAGCATTACCCATTGTCGCCAATGCGATTAAAGAAGCATTTAATCCAGATGGCTTGAACATTATCCAAAACAATGGATCCTATGCAGCACAATCTGTTTTCCATATCCACTTCCACCTCATTCCACGATATGAAAATGACATTGATGGATTTGATTACAAATGGGAAACACACGAAGATGAAATTGATGATGCGCAAAAAGAAGAGATTGCGAAACAAATCGCATCACACATTTAA
- a CDS encoding YtxH domain-containing protein has product MKLANVTLGLAVGIATGVSLVLMERQNQSLGAKAQIGTSSDISNDLDIIKSQMSQIKDHALTIKEDSTDFAQSIGGDLKTTLGEFKADITPNIKRLQGYIENIQNRGNEITNFPTKK; this is encoded by the coding sequence ATGAAATTAGCAAATGTTACACTTGGACTTGCTGTCGGAATTGCAACAGGTGTCAGCTTAGTATTAATGGAACGACAAAATCAATCATTGGGTGCCAAAGCACAAATTGGAACGTCATCTGATATTTCAAATGATTTAGATATCATCAAATCACAAATGAGTCAAATTAAAGATCATGCTTTAACAATTAAAGAAGATAGTACTGACTTTGCACAATCAATCGGCGGAGATCTCAAAACAACTTTAGGTGAATTCAAGGCGGATATTACGCCAAATATCAAAAGATTACAAGGATATATAGAAAATATCCAAAATCGTGGAAATGAAATTACAAATTTTCCAACAAAAAAGTAA
- a CDS encoding HTH-type transcriptional regulator Hpr produces the protein MTDKQHQIESILYTHKAAMLSKVIWKNAENDWQAWLKKSGITMNEHLILMTIYAFKKVTISDISRYGVMHVSTAYNFAKRLESQELLKLEKDTNDKRNTFIVLTEAGHSLVEDIFDQYDMSHNSIYRVAQEYNNEMFHFPSFSDEHYLVSQLQGKAFLDGINQCHEHLRENLLDEK, from the coding sequence ATGACCGATAAACAGCACCAAATTGAGAGTATTTTATACACACATAAAGCTGCTATGCTATCTAAAGTCATCTGGAAAAATGCAGAAAATGACTGGCAAGCTTGGCTTAAAAAATCCGGCATTACAATGAATGAACATTTGATTCTAATGACTATTTATGCATTTAAAAAGGTAACTATTTCTGATATTTCACGTTACGGTGTGATGCATGTATCAACTGCTTACAATTTCGCAAAGCGCTTAGAGTCACAAGAATTATTAAAATTAGAAAAAGATACAAATGATAAACGTAATACCTTTATCGTTTTAACCGAAGCGGGTCATTCACTTGTAGAAGATATTTTTGACCAATATGATATGTCACATAACAGCATTTATCGTGTGGCTCAAGAATATAATAATGAAATGTTTCATTTTCCAAGTTTCAGTGATGAACATTATCTTGTTTCACAATTGCAAGGTAAAGCATTTTTAGATGGCATCAATCAATGTCACGAACATCTAAGAGAAAATTTACTTGACGAGAAATAG
- a CDS encoding DUF3267 domain-containing protein, with protein sequence MLNCSRSIDIHSRFGIPRIAFISSVTVVITFLVSFEMFHYYSNVPFSDRHFLIFIISMLCLYPLHKLIHVLTVLPYFRYIKMYKLMPKKWFPFYNIFLDKPVRKSYFCVCLIAPLVVISILCIIIATKLPHYGHYLMFLLALNAGFSVMDILYLKVILFCKRGQYVEEHVNGFLLLEKNGKSDYMSIG encoded by the coding sequence ATGCTTAATTGTTCAAGATCAATTGACATTCATTCACGGTTTGGTATTCCGCGTATTGCATTTATTAGTTCTGTAACTGTCGTTATCACATTTCTTGTGAGTTTTGAAATGTTTCATTATTATTCCAATGTCCCATTTTCGGATAGGCATTTTTTAATATTTATTATTTCGATGCTATGCTTATATCCATTACACAAACTGATACATGTCTTAACGGTATTACCTTATTTTCGATATATTAAAATGTACAAATTAATGCCTAAAAAGTGGTTCCCTTTCTACAATATATTTTTAGATAAACCCGTGCGTAAATCTTATTTTTGTGTATGCTTGATTGCACCTTTAGTCGTTATCTCGATTCTGTGTATCATCATTGCAACAAAGTTACCACATTATGGTCATTATTTGATGTTTTTATTAGCACTCAATGCCGGATTTTCTGTAATGGATATACTCTATTTGAAAGTGATACTATTCTGTAAAAGAGGACAATATGTAGAAGAACACGTCAATGGATTTCTTCTTTTAGAAAAAAATGGTAAATCTGATTATATGTCTATTGGCTAA
- a CDS encoding foldase protein PrsA, translated as MKKGLQKLIIPLSASALLLGACGNGAPSSKDETLISSKAGDVKVEDVLEDIGSNQIASSSFKILLGKILEDKYAEKVDEKQLEKDLDQQIEKYGGKERVESLLKQQKLTMDEYKEQRKLVEYQKQLLNEKIDMSDKEIKQKTKKASHILIKVKKNDDDKEGLSDKEAKKKINDIKSQLDKDPKSFDKIAKDESMDSSSENNGSLGYVIKGQMVEPFEKALFKLKDNEISDVVKTDYGYHIIRADKPSDFNKEKSKLKSKLIQNKIQEEPKILTDAYKSLLDEYNVDYKDRDIKNAIEDSILNPEALQKAAQGNQNGQGLGV; from the coding sequence ATGAAAAAAGGATTACAAAAACTGATTATTCCGTTATCTGCAAGTGCATTGTTATTAGGTGCTTGTGGCAATGGTGCCCCATCATCAAAAGACGAAACATTGATTTCATCAAAAGCAGGTGACGTCAAAGTAGAAGATGTTTTAGAAGATATTGGTAGTAACCAAATTGCAAGTAGTTCATTTAAAATCTTACTAGGAAAAATATTAGAAGATAAGTATGCTGAAAAAGTAGACGAAAAACAACTTGAAAAGGACCTCGATCAACAAATAGAAAAATACGGTGGTAAAGAACGTGTTGAAAGCTTGCTGAAGCAACAAAAGCTCACAATGGATGAATATAAAGAGCAACGTAAACTTGTTGAATATCAAAAGCAATTACTTAATGAAAAAATAGATATGTCAGATAAAGAAATTAAACAAAAAACAAAGAAAGCATCGCATATTTTGATAAAAGTAAAGAAAAATGACGATGACAAAGAAGGATTATCTGATAAAGAAGCGAAAAAGAAAATCAATGACATCAAATCACAGCTTGATAAAGATCCTAAATCATTCGATAAAATAGCAAAAGACGAATCAATGGACTCAAGTAGTGAGAACAATGGCAGTCTCGGATATGTCATTAAAGGTCAAATGGTCGAACCCTTTGAAAAAGCATTATTCAAATTAAAAGACAATGAAATCTCAGATGTTGTCAAAACAGATTATGGATATCATATCATTCGTGCAGATAAACCATCTGATTTTAATAAAGAAAAATCAAAACTGAAATCAAAGTTAATCCAAAATAAAATTCAAGAAGAACCAAAAATTCTAACAGATGCCTACAAATCATTGTTAGATGAATATAATGTCGATTATAAAGATCGTGATATTAAAAATGCGATTGAAGATTCTATCTTAAATCCAGAAGCATTACAAAAAGCAGCTCAAGGTAACCAAAACGGACAAGGATTAGGTGTATAA
- the yhaM gene encoding 3'-5' exoribonuclease YhaM has product MRHVETLKPGDKVDHFFLVHQVTQGVTNQGKDYMTLKLQDQSGEIEAKFWTVTKEDMAILKPESVIHVKGDVINYRNNRQLKMTQYRLATESDGVQISDFIDRAPISKEEMQSILRDYIFEIENAPLQRITRHILNKYEQQFFVYPAASSMHHNFVGGLAYHVITMLEVAKQLSHIYPSINKSLLYSGIILHDIGKVVELSGPVATTYTLEGNLLGHISIASDEVAEAARQLQVEGEEVLLLRHLILAHHGKLEFGSPKLPQVKEAEILHFIDNIDARMNMFDKAMKSTEDGTMTGKIRGLENRRFYKPEKLN; this is encoded by the coding sequence ATGAGACATGTAGAGACGTTAAAGCCTGGAGATAAGGTAGATCATTTCTTTTTAGTGCATCAAGTAACACAAGGTGTAACGAATCAAGGGAAAGATTATATGACCTTAAAACTTCAAGATCAAAGCGGTGAGATTGAAGCAAAGTTCTGGACTGTAACGAAAGAAGATATGGCTATTTTAAAACCAGAAAGTGTTATTCACGTAAAAGGTGACGTCATTAATTATCGCAATAACCGTCAGCTGAAAATGACACAATACAGACTGGCAACAGAATCAGATGGTGTTCAAATAAGTGATTTTATTGATCGTGCACCGATATCCAAAGAAGAAATGCAATCCATATTGCGCGATTATATTTTTGAAATTGAAAATGCACCATTACAACGAATTACACGCCATATTTTGAATAAATATGAGCAACAATTTTTTGTTTATCCAGCAGCAAGTTCGATGCACCACAACTTTGTAGGTGGATTGGCATATCATGTTATCACAATGCTTGAAGTAGCAAAGCAATTAAGCCATATTTATCCATCAATCAATAAAAGTTTATTGTACAGTGGTATTATTTTACATGATATCGGTAAGGTTGTTGAACTATCAGGTCCCGTTGCTACAACTTATACGCTAGAAGGGAACTTATTAGGTCACATTTCAATTGCCAGTGATGAAGTCGCAGAGGCAGCACGTCAACTGCAAGTAGAAGGGGAAGAAGTGTTATTATTACGCCATCTCATTTTAGCGCATCATGGGAAGTTAGAATTCGGCTCACCGAAGTTACCACAAGTGAAAGAAGCGGAAATATTACACTTTATCGATAATATCGATGCACGAATGAATATGTTTGATAAAGCAATGAAATCAACAGAAGATGGAACAATGACTGGTAAAATTAGAGGCTTAGAAAATAGACGCTTCTATAAACCAGAAAAATTAAATTAA
- a CDS encoding AAA family ATPase, whose amino-acid sequence MKIKSVEIYGYGQFVKRTVEFNQHLTQIFGENEAGKSTLQAFIHSILFGFPTRKENEPRLEPRMGNQYGGRVTLILDDNSEVDVERVKGSAQGDVKVYLPNGAIKDEAWLKHQLNYIDKRTYQDIFSFNVLGLQDIHKHMTENQLQNFLMQAGALGSTEFIGMRDLIHKKKQSLYKKSGQQPEINQRVAELKEVELQIRDASTQLESYQRLVETRDKSSDHLETVKQNLDQLTHFFEEKQKELALHDQVQEWKALEAELNIEPITFPEQGIDRYEAAKLQKQQLERDIGLREEKYNQLKHENHQRFVPNNDVVNQIDTIAKQEEEIKQYERDLNQMIRDIENIQREIEGLKSNIGWQEIHDDVDTSDVQKSYISDTLKDKRDNTYQLKQYENMLDEHVIAHQSHETELAQLQEELVPEETFEQKKVYEKRSLELNEKRNLFMKMKEAFEVEQQQKKKQQNVMRTIFIVIALLCAGMAVYAFLAPAMLYGAIFAVLAFVFFIAIFMIKTKEVGHNERFAEEIRQLESEVKQLEDTYDLNFDLSEQHQLRDRIVQREQNLAISTKKQQHLQQQLENAKVQQQESIEKVDGIRHDLHVSDKLSDELLLDALQTIQSLKEQSALLTKTQEKKAYVTGKLDVFYRDAEQTLAPHFQNFNRMSVFHDVREWLEHAKSETTKYQHNQEQIQLLEKEVGHLKQRLHDNTEVIDKLFSYTGALDEESYYRHHDRFVNYTQSLSRYHDLTQFLENQDYGYEKSTKVSGKTTAQIEAEHQELEAQIDDYNDKYLTLQSEVSDLTAQINHMETDNTLRHLKHKYQLLRTQLNEIAEDWAALSYLEHVVDAHIKQIKDERLPKVVHEATDIYSHLTDGQYTQVTYENEKVMVRHKDGQMYHPLELSQSTKELLYFALRISLIKILKPYYSLPIIIDDAFVHFDATRKKRMMAFLKTMQDNYQILYFTCNHDTSITAKQSVMLNKLEK is encoded by the coding sequence ATGAAAATCAAATCAGTTGAAATATATGGTTATGGGCAATTTGTAAAACGAACAGTTGAGTTTAACCAGCATCTCACTCAAATTTTTGGAGAGAATGAAGCAGGAAAGTCAACGTTACAAGCATTTATTCATTCGATTCTATTCGGCTTCCCAACACGTAAAGAAAATGAACCACGATTAGAACCCCGCATGGGCAATCAATATGGGGGGCGTGTCACACTCATATTGGATGACAACTCAGAAGTAGATGTAGAACGGGTTAAAGGAAGTGCACAAGGTGATGTAAAAGTATATCTTCCAAACGGTGCTATCAAAGATGAAGCATGGTTAAAACATCAACTCAATTATATCGATAAACGCACATATCAAGATATATTTTCATTCAATGTACTCGGACTACAAGATATCCATAAACATATGACAGAAAATCAATTGCAGAACTTTCTAATGCAGGCGGGCGCATTAGGCTCGACTGAATTTATCGGTATGCGTGATCTCATTCATAAAAAGAAACAGTCACTTTATAAGAAATCAGGACAACAGCCAGAAATTAACCAACGGGTCGCAGAATTAAAAGAAGTTGAACTACAAATTCGTGATGCATCGACACAACTTGAATCATATCAGAGACTTGTTGAAACACGTGATAAGTCATCAGATCACTTGGAAACGGTAAAACAAAATCTTGATCAACTGACCCACTTTTTTGAAGAAAAGCAAAAGGAACTTGCTTTACATGATCAAGTTCAAGAATGGAAAGCATTAGAAGCAGAGTTGAACATTGAGCCTATCACTTTTCCTGAACAAGGAATTGATCGATATGAGGCAGCAAAACTTCAAAAACAACAACTCGAACGGGATATAGGTTTACGTGAAGAGAAATATAATCAGTTGAAACATGAAAACCATCAGCGATTTGTACCGAACAATGACGTTGTTAATCAAATTGATACAATTGCGAAACAAGAAGAAGAAATAAAACAATATGAACGTGATTTGAATCAAATGATACGTGATATTGAAAATATCCAACGTGAAATTGAAGGCTTAAAATCGAATATTGGTTGGCAAGAAATACACGATGATGTGGATACATCTGATGTTCAAAAAAGCTACATAAGTGATACGTTGAAAGACAAGAGAGACAATACGTATCAGCTTAAACAATATGAAAATATGCTTGACGAGCATGTCATTGCACATCAATCACATGAAACAGAGCTAGCACAACTTCAGGAAGAATTAGTGCCGGAAGAAACATTTGAACAGAAAAAAGTCTATGAGAAACGCTCATTAGAGTTGAATGAAAAACGCAATCTCTTTATGAAGATGAAGGAAGCCTTTGAAGTAGAACAACAGCAAAAGAAAAAACAACAGAATGTGATGAGAACAATTTTTATTGTGATTGCACTATTATGTGCAGGCATGGCTGTTTATGCCTTTCTTGCACCTGCGATGTTATATGGGGCAATTTTTGCAGTATTGGCGTTTGTATTCTTCATCGCAATCTTTATGATTAAGACGAAAGAAGTCGGTCATAACGAGCGTTTTGCGGAGGAGATTCGTCAGCTTGAATCAGAAGTGAAGCAATTAGAAGATACTTATGATTTAAACTTCGATTTATCTGAACAACATCAATTACGAGATCGCATCGTTCAACGTGAACAGAACTTAGCAATTTCTACAAAAAAGCAACAGCATTTACAGCAACAATTAGAAAATGCAAAGGTGCAACAACAAGAAAGTATAGAAAAAGTAGATGGTATTCGTCACGACTTACATGTATCAGATAAGTTGTCTGATGAGTTGCTATTAGACGCATTACAAACGATTCAGTCTCTTAAGGAACAGTCAGCATTACTCACAAAAACACAAGAGAAAAAGGCATATGTGACTGGAAAATTAGATGTATTCTATCGTGATGCTGAACAAACATTAGCACCACATTTTCAAAACTTTAATCGAATGTCTGTTTTTCATGATGTTAGAGAATGGCTTGAGCATGCGAAATCAGAAACAACTAAGTATCAACATAATCAAGAACAAATTCAATTGCTCGAGAAGGAAGTTGGACATCTTAAACAACGTTTACATGATAATACTGAAGTGATAGACAAGTTATTTAGCTATACTGGTGCTCTTGATGAAGAGAGCTATTATAGACATCATGATCGTTTTGTTAATTATACACAATCATTATCTCGTTATCATGACCTGACACAGTTTTTAGAAAATCAAGATTATGGTTATGAAAAAAGTACAAAAGTAAGTGGAAAAACAACAGCTCAAATTGAAGCAGAGCATCAAGAACTTGAAGCTCAAATTGATGATTACAATGACAAGTATTTAACGTTACAAAGTGAAGTGAGTGATTTAACAGCGCAAATCAATCACATGGAAACGGATAATACATTGCGTCATTTAAAACATAAATATCAATTATTGCGTACACAACTGAATGAAATAGCAGAAGATTGGGCAGCGCTTAGTTATTTAGAGCATGTAGTCGATGCACATATTAAGCAAATTAAAGATGAGCGTTTGCCAAAGGTTGTTCATGAAGCCACTGATATCTATTCGCATTTAACAGATGGGCAATACACACAAGTGACCTACGAAAATGAAAAAGTAATGGTACGTCATAAAGATGGCCAAATGTATCATCCGCTAGAATTAAGTCAATCAACAAAAGAGCTGTTGTACTTTGCATTGCGCATTAGTTTAATTAAAATATTGAAACCATACTACTCATTACCAATTATTATTGATGATGCATTCGTTCATTTCGATGCAACACGCAAGAAACGTATGATGGCATTTCTAAAAACTATGCAAGATAATTATCAAATTCTGTATTTTACATGTAATCACGATACATCGATTACAGCTAAACAGAGTGTCATGTTGAATAAACTAGAGAAATAA